The following are encoded together in the Lathyrus oleraceus cultivar Zhongwan6 chromosome 3, CAAS_Psat_ZW6_1.0, whole genome shotgun sequence genome:
- the LOC127128842 gene encoding pentatricopeptide repeat-containing protein At2g06000 isoform X7 → MTFSSIFTTFRISNTALVTHYHTLKPNKLEAWFVKIVSTLFLRFTNSSDATFSRYVSNHLTPSLTLQIIKRLNNPQLGFSFFQFTKQSLNLSYSFWTYNFLLRSLCQQHQHDSAKLVYHSMRADGLLPDSRLLGFLVSSFAFVDRFDVSKEFLREALCNKVDVNVVVYNNFLNILVKCNRLDDAVSLFRELVRFNFDIDIFTFNILIRGFCVVGEIDEAFRFLNDMRSFGCYPDVVSYNTLIHGLCRINEVDRARDLVREISLRTEFSPNVLSYTIVISGYCKLSKMKEASSIFNEMVTSGAKPSAATFNALIYGFVKAGDMASALGMHKRMLFHGCSPDVVTFTLLIDGYCRVGQLDYGLDLWNEMKARNVSANLYTFSILISAVCRSNRLQEARELLRLLNQSDIVAQPFIYNPVIDGYCKSEHPKQLVSFTRCWGPVVRQMKLLLEL, encoded by the exons ATGACATTTTCTTCCATCTTCACCACTTTTCGAATTTCGAATACTGCCCTCGTTACCCATTACCACACTCTTAAACCCAACAAACTCGAAGCATGGTTCGTCAAAATCGTTTCAACGCTCTTTCTTCGATTCACAAACTCATCCGACGCTACATTTTCGCGTTATGTTAGTAACCACTTAACCCCTTCACTTACATTACAAATTATCAAAAGACTAAACAATCCTCAATTAGGTTTCAGCTTTTTCCAGTTCACTAAACAAAGCTTGAACCTTTCTTATTCATTTTGGACTTACAATTTTCTTTTAAGGTCCCTTTGTCAACAACATCAACATGATTCAGCAAAACTTGTTTATCATTCTATGAGGGCTGATGGGTTGTTGCCTGATAGTAGGTTGTTGGGATTTTTGGTTTCTTCTTTTGCATTTGTTGATAGGTTTGATGTTTCCAAGGAGTTTCTTCGGGAAGCTTTGTGTAATAAGGTTGATGTAAATGTTGTTGTTTATAATAACTTTCTTAACATTTTGGTTAAATGTAATAGGTTAGATGATGCTGTTAGTTTGTTTAGGGAGCTTGTTAGATTCAATTTCGATATTGATATATTCACATTCAATATCTTGATTCGAGGTTTTTGCGTTGTTGGAGAAATCGATGAGGCTTTTAGGTTTTTGAATGATATGAGAAGTTTTGGTTGTTATCCTGATGTTGTTAGTTATAATACTCTTATACATGGTTTATGTAGAATAAATGAGGTAGATAGAGCAAGAGATTTAGTGAGAGAGATTAGTTTAAGAACTGAGTTTTCTCCTAATGTTTTGAGTTATACGATTGTGATATCGGGTTATTGCAAATTGAGTAAGATGAAGGAGGCTTCTTCTATTTTCAATGAAATGGTTACGTCTGGAGCTAAGCCTAGTGCGGCTACTTTTAATGCACTTATCTATGGATTTGTTAAGGCAGGTGACATGGCATCTGCACTAGGAATGCATAAGAGGATGCTTTTTCATGGTTGTTCTCCTGATGTTGTTACTTTCACTTTGTTAATTGATGGATATTGCCGAGTTGGGCAGTTGGACTATGGTTTGGACCTTTGGAATGAAATGAAAGCGAGAAATGTTTCTGCAAATTTGTATACTTTCTCTATTCTTATTAGTGCCGTGTGCAGGAGCAATAGACTACAAGAAGCTCGTGAGCTTTTGAGACTGTTGAATCAGAGTGACATTGTTGCACAACCATTTATCTACAATCCTGTCATAGATGGATATTGCAAATCCG AGCACCCGAAGCAATTGGTATCTTTTACAAGATGTTGGGGACCGGTTGTTCGCCAGATGAAGTTACTATTAGAACTTTAA
- the LOC127128842 gene encoding pentatricopeptide repeat-containing protein At2g06000 isoform X2 → MTFSSIFTTFRISNTALVTHYHTLKPNKLEAWFVKIVSTLFLRFTNSSDATFSRYVSNHLTPSLTLQIIKRLNNPQLGFSFFQFTKQSLNLSYSFWTYNFLLRSLCQQHQHDSAKLVYHSMRADGLLPDSRLLGFLVSSFAFVDRFDVSKEFLREALCNKVDVNVVVYNNFLNILVKCNRLDDAVSLFRELVRFNFDIDIFTFNILIRGFCVVGEIDEAFRFLNDMRSFGCYPDVVSYNTLIHGLCRINEVDRARDLVREISLRTEFSPNVLSYTIVISGYCKLSKMKEASSIFNEMVTSGAKPSAATFNALIYGFVKAGDMASALGMHKRMLFHGCSPDVVTFTLLIDGYCRVGQLDYGLDLWNEMKARNVSANLYTFSILISAVCRSNRLQEARELLRLLNQSDIVAQPFIYNPVIDGYCKSGRAPEAIGIFYKMLGTGCSPDEVTIRTLSSCLLKSGMPSEAARIKEAVFKSQNTNSYMQQSLY, encoded by the exons ATGACATTTTCTTCCATCTTCACCACTTTTCGAATTTCGAATACTGCCCTCGTTACCCATTACCACACTCTTAAACCCAACAAACTCGAAGCATGGTTCGTCAAAATCGTTTCAACGCTCTTTCTTCGATTCACAAACTCATCCGACGCTACATTTTCGCGTTATGTTAGTAACCACTTAACCCCTTCACTTACATTACAAATTATCAAAAGACTAAACAATCCTCAATTAGGTTTCAGCTTTTTCCAGTTCACTAAACAAAGCTTGAACCTTTCTTATTCATTTTGGACTTACAATTTTCTTTTAAGGTCCCTTTGTCAACAACATCAACATGATTCAGCAAAACTTGTTTATCATTCTATGAGGGCTGATGGGTTGTTGCCTGATAGTAGGTTGTTGGGATTTTTGGTTTCTTCTTTTGCATTTGTTGATAGGTTTGATGTTTCCAAGGAGTTTCTTCGGGAAGCTTTGTGTAATAAGGTTGATGTAAATGTTGTTGTTTATAATAACTTTCTTAACATTTTGGTTAAATGTAATAGGTTAGATGATGCTGTTAGTTTGTTTAGGGAGCTTGTTAGATTCAATTTCGATATTGATATATTCACATTCAATATCTTGATTCGAGGTTTTTGCGTTGTTGGAGAAATCGATGAGGCTTTTAGGTTTTTGAATGATATGAGAAGTTTTGGTTGTTATCCTGATGTTGTTAGTTATAATACTCTTATACATGGTTTATGTAGAATAAATGAGGTAGATAGAGCAAGAGATTTAGTGAGAGAGATTAGTTTAAGAACTGAGTTTTCTCCTAATGTTTTGAGTTATACGATTGTGATATCGGGTTATTGCAAATTGAGTAAGATGAAGGAGGCTTCTTCTATTTTCAATGAAATGGTTACGTCTGGAGCTAAGCCTAGTGCGGCTACTTTTAATGCACTTATCTATGGATTTGTTAAGGCAGGTGACATGGCATCTGCACTAGGAATGCATAAGAGGATGCTTTTTCATGGTTGTTCTCCTGATGTTGTTACTTTCACTTTGTTAATTGATGGATATTGCCGAGTTGGGCAGTTGGACTATGGTTTGGACCTTTGGAATGAAATGAAAGCGAGAAATGTTTCTGCAAATTTGTATACTTTCTCTATTCTTATTAGTGCCGTGTGCAGGAGCAATAGACTACAAGAAGCTCGTGAGCTTTTGAGACTGTTGAATCAGAGTGACATTGTTGCACAACCATTTATCTACAATCCTGTCATAGATGGATATTGCAAATCCG GAAGAGCCCCCGAAGCAATTGGTATCTTTTACAAGATGTTGGGGACCGGTTGTTCGCCAGATGAAGTTACTATTAGAACTTTAAGTTCATGTCTTTTGAAGTCTGGAATGCCTAGTGAAGCTGCCCGCATTAAGGAAGCTGTATTTAAGAGTCAAAACACAAATTCATATATGCAGCAGTCTCTTTATTAA
- the LOC127128846 gene encoding uncharacterized GPI-anchored protein At1g61900 isoform X1, protein MGGYQDANYYRGSWCCRLILFVIWLPTFLHVTAQESHADHRRTTSLVELAKEPTSGDSGLFDPIEISPSVIPKVPFPTESVPPMYPIPYVPTRYEPVLTGKCPVNFSRPEISNILDKAAFDCFGPLASLVGNVVCCPQFSSLIHIFQGFFGMKSNNLVLSNAVADHCFSDIVSILASRGANNTIPTLCSIKSSNLTGGSCPVKNDSTFERTVNTSKLVEACRTVDPLKECCRPVCRPAIMDAALQISGRQMMINNDNMAGEMNHTDYLNDCKGVVYSYLSKQLSSEVANKAFRILSACKVNKVCPLTFKEPSDVIAVCKNVAAPSPTCCSSLNTYIAETQQKILITNKQAIICATQFGSMLRGGGVMTNVYELCDVDLKDFSIQALLAFGVQDAGCLLRSLPGDVIFDNSSGVSFTCDLSDNIAAPWPSSSSFTSLSFCAPEMSLPALPISQSLKNIGCNSAGVGFLLVIFTFFVSIVVLRF, encoded by the exons ATGGGCGGCTATCAGGATGCTAATTATTATAGAG GTTCTTGGTGCTGTCGGCTAATTTTATTTGTCATCTGGCTTCCTACTTTCTTACATGTGACAGCACAAGAATCACATGCCGACCATAGGCGAACCACTTCACTAGTTGAGTTAGCTAAGGAACCTACTTCTGGAGATTCTGGGCTCTTTGACCCCATAGAAATATCACCTTCCGTCATACCTAAAGTTCCATTTCCCACCGAGTCTGTCCCACCAATGTATCCTATTCCTTATGTCCCAACCAGATATGAACCAGTTTTAACTGGTAAGTGCCCTGTAAACTTTTCGCGACCAGAAATTTCAAATATCCTCGATAAAGCAGCATTTGATTGCTTTGGGCCTTTGGCATCCCTTGTAGGGAATGTCGTATGTTGTCCACAATTTAGTAGCTTAATCCACATCTTCCAGGGTTTCTTTGGCATGAAATCCAATAATCTGGTTTTGTCAAATGCAGTTGCTGATCATTGCTTCTCTGATATTGTTAGTATTCTAGCTAGCAGAGGGGCAAATAATACAATACCCACACTTTGTTCTATTAAATCATCTAATCTTACAGGCGGGTCATGCCCTGTGAAGAATGATTCTACTTTTGAAAGAACAGTAAACACAAGTAAATTAGTTGAGGCCTGTAGAACTGTTGATCCACTTAAAGAGTGTTGCAGACCTGTTTGTCGGCCTGCAATTATGGATGCAGCGCTTCAGATTTCTGGCCGACAAATGATGATAAATAATGACAATATGGCTGGGGAAATGAATCACACTGATTATCTAAATGATTGCAAAGGTGTTGTTTATTCTTATCTTTCCAAACAACTATCATCGGAGGTTGCAAATAAAGCATTCCGGATACTATCTGCCTGCAAAGTCAACAAAG TTTGTCCTTTGACTTTTAAGGAGCCTTCAGATGTAATTGCTGTATGTAAGAATGTAGCTGCTCCTAGTCCTACCTGCTGCAGTTCATTAAATACATATATTGCAGAGACACaacaaaaaatattaattacCAATAAACAAGCTATAATATGTGCAACACAATTTGGATCGATGTTACGTGGAGGTGGGGTGATGACAAATGTTTATGAGCTTTGTGATGTCGATTTGAAAGATTTCAGCATACAAG CTTTGCTAGCATTTGGAGTACAAG ATGCAGGATGTCTACTCCGAAGCTTGCCGGGAGATGTGATATTTGACAATTCATCTGGTGTTAGTTTTACATGTGATTTAAGTGACAATATTGCTGCACCATGGCCCTCATCATCTTCATTTACATCTCTATCATTCTGTGCACCTG AGATGTCATTACCAGCATTACCAATTTCACAGTCATTGAAAAACATTG GTTGTAATTCTGCTGGCGTGGGTTTCCTTCTTGTTATATTTACATTTTTTGTCAGTATTGTTGTACTGAGATTTTAG
- the LOC127128846 gene encoding uncharacterized GPI-anchored protein At1g61900 isoform X2: MGGYQDANYYRGSWCCRLILFVIWLPTFLHVTAQESHADHRRTTSLVELAKEPTSGDSGLFDPIEISPSVIPKVPFPTESVPPMYPIPYVPTRYEPVLTGKCPVNFSRPEISNILDKAAFDCFGPLASLVGNVVCCPQFSSLIHIFQGFFGMKSNNLVLSNAVADHCFSDIVSILASRGANNTIPTLCSIKSSNLTGGSCPVKNDSTFERTVNTSKLVEACRTVDPLKECCRPVCRPAIMDAALQISGRQMMINNDNMAGEMNHTDYLNDCKGVVYSYLSKQLSSEVANKAFRILSACKVNKVCPLTFKEPSDVIAVCKNVAAPSPTCCSSLNTYIAETQQKILITNKQAIICATQFGSMLRGGGVMTNVYELCDVDLKDFSIQALLAFGVQGCLLRSLPGDVIFDNSSGVSFTCDLSDNIAAPWPSSSSFTSLSFCAPEMSLPALPISQSLKNIGCNSAGVGFLLVIFTFFVSIVVLRF, translated from the exons ATGGGCGGCTATCAGGATGCTAATTATTATAGAG GTTCTTGGTGCTGTCGGCTAATTTTATTTGTCATCTGGCTTCCTACTTTCTTACATGTGACAGCACAAGAATCACATGCCGACCATAGGCGAACCACTTCACTAGTTGAGTTAGCTAAGGAACCTACTTCTGGAGATTCTGGGCTCTTTGACCCCATAGAAATATCACCTTCCGTCATACCTAAAGTTCCATTTCCCACCGAGTCTGTCCCACCAATGTATCCTATTCCTTATGTCCCAACCAGATATGAACCAGTTTTAACTGGTAAGTGCCCTGTAAACTTTTCGCGACCAGAAATTTCAAATATCCTCGATAAAGCAGCATTTGATTGCTTTGGGCCTTTGGCATCCCTTGTAGGGAATGTCGTATGTTGTCCACAATTTAGTAGCTTAATCCACATCTTCCAGGGTTTCTTTGGCATGAAATCCAATAATCTGGTTTTGTCAAATGCAGTTGCTGATCATTGCTTCTCTGATATTGTTAGTATTCTAGCTAGCAGAGGGGCAAATAATACAATACCCACACTTTGTTCTATTAAATCATCTAATCTTACAGGCGGGTCATGCCCTGTGAAGAATGATTCTACTTTTGAAAGAACAGTAAACACAAGTAAATTAGTTGAGGCCTGTAGAACTGTTGATCCACTTAAAGAGTGTTGCAGACCTGTTTGTCGGCCTGCAATTATGGATGCAGCGCTTCAGATTTCTGGCCGACAAATGATGATAAATAATGACAATATGGCTGGGGAAATGAATCACACTGATTATCTAAATGATTGCAAAGGTGTTGTTTATTCTTATCTTTCCAAACAACTATCATCGGAGGTTGCAAATAAAGCATTCCGGATACTATCTGCCTGCAAAGTCAACAAAG TTTGTCCTTTGACTTTTAAGGAGCCTTCAGATGTAATTGCTGTATGTAAGAATGTAGCTGCTCCTAGTCCTACCTGCTGCAGTTCATTAAATACATATATTGCAGAGACACaacaaaaaatattaattacCAATAAACAAGCTATAATATGTGCAACACAATTTGGATCGATGTTACGTGGAGGTGGGGTGATGACAAATGTTTATGAGCTTTGTGATGTCGATTTGAAAGATTTCAGCATACAAG CTTTGCTAGCATTTGGAGTACAAG GATGTCTACTCCGAAGCTTGCCGGGAGATGTGATATTTGACAATTCATCTGGTGTTAGTTTTACATGTGATTTAAGTGACAATATTGCTGCACCATGGCCCTCATCATCTTCATTTACATCTCTATCATTCTGTGCACCTG AGATGTCATTACCAGCATTACCAATTTCACAGTCATTGAAAAACATTG GTTGTAATTCTGCTGGCGTGGGTTTCCTTCTTGTTATATTTACATTTTTTGTCAGTATTGTTGTACTGAGATTTTAG